In Akkermansia muciniphila, one DNA window encodes the following:
- a CDS encoding DNA adenine methylase, whose product MEEDPRFLTEQIVTYLGNKRSLLHFLGTGLEQVKKRLGKERLKAGDLFSGSGIVARFLKQHSEELIVNDLEEYSRIVNTCYLSNAEEVENLELDRHYRRLLRYMETHESPGFITELYAPRNPDCITADDRVFYTRRNAVYLDTARQTINLLPAEVRPYFIAPLLAEASIHTNTSGVFKGFYKDRNGIGKFGGTGGNALSRILGDISLPFPVFSRFDCRYSIHCRDANELAAELPEMDVVYLDPPYNQHPYGSNYFMLNLLSSYEKPEETSRVSGIPADWKRSTYNSRQHAPEALFRLLEDCPSKFILLSYSSEGFINYEEMTGFLGRLGRTVTLETPYAAFRGSRNFRNRPQNVTEFLFLVERF is encoded by the coding sequence ATGGAGGAAGATCCCAGATTCCTGACGGAACAAATTGTAACGTATCTGGGCAATAAGCGTTCCCTGCTTCATTTCCTGGGAACGGGATTGGAACAGGTGAAAAAACGCCTGGGTAAGGAACGGCTGAAAGCAGGGGATCTTTTTTCCGGCAGCGGCATCGTGGCGCGTTTTCTGAAACAGCATTCGGAAGAGTTGATCGTCAATGATCTGGAGGAATACAGCCGGATCGTCAATACCTGTTACCTGAGCAATGCGGAGGAAGTGGAGAATCTGGAGCTGGACAGGCATTACAGACGCCTGCTGCGGTATATGGAAACGCATGAATCCCCTGGCTTCATCACGGAACTGTACGCCCCCAGAAATCCGGACTGCATCACGGCGGATGACCGCGTTTTTTATACGCGCCGCAACGCCGTGTACCTGGATACGGCGAGGCAGACCATCAATTTGCTTCCGGCAGAAGTCAGGCCCTATTTTATCGCGCCTCTTCTGGCGGAAGCTTCCATTCACACAAACACGTCCGGCGTATTCAAAGGCTTTTACAAAGACAGGAACGGAATCGGCAAATTCGGGGGAACGGGAGGCAACGCCCTTTCCCGCATTCTGGGAGACATTTCGCTGCCGTTTCCCGTGTTTTCCCGGTTTGACTGCCGGTATTCCATCCATTGCCGCGATGCCAATGAATTGGCTGCCGAGCTGCCGGAAATGGATGTGGTGTATCTGGACCCTCCCTATAACCAGCATCCGTACGGGTCCAATTATTTCATGCTGAATTTGCTGTCTTCTTATGAAAAGCCGGAGGAAACCAGCCGGGTTTCCGGCATTCCCGCAGATTGGAAACGCTCCACGTACAACAGCCGCCAGCATGCTCCGGAGGCCCTGTTCCGTCTGTTGGAGGATTGTCCGTCCAAATTTATTTTACTTTCCTACAGTTCTGAGGGGTTTATTAACTATGAGGAAATGACCGGTTTCCTCGGACGACTGGGCCGTACCGTTACGCTGGAAACGCCGTACGCCGCATTCCGGGGCAGCCGGAATTTCAGAAACCGTCCTCAGAACGTGACGGAATTCCTGTTCCTGGTGGAACGGTTCTAA
- a CDS encoding tyrosine recombinase, with protein MQTHLERFIRFLAAEKGLSTAYQLSVRQTLEEFARFLETEDTGLAQAGIDTLSAFLRHLQDRGMARSSMRVEMVHLRIFFRWLAGTGILEKDPSAFLEMPRQGLSLPHVLDQKTVSNLLESIDVQDIPLGCRDRALLEMIYACGMRVSEIINCKLESFDKDEAFVRVLGKGDKTRLVPIGRSALDALQMYLEKGRPKLVRTGTKNHIFLTVRGRPLTRERVRQILRERARAAGLEQHVFPHILRHSFATHLLENGADLRIIQEMLGHADISTTQIYTHLEQQRLNSIHHRFHPRG; from the coding sequence ATGCAGACCCATTTGGAACGCTTCATCCGTTTTCTGGCCGCGGAGAAAGGCTTGAGTACCGCCTACCAGCTTTCCGTGAGGCAGACGCTGGAGGAATTCGCCCGGTTTCTGGAAACGGAAGATACTGGTCTTGCCCAAGCGGGCATCGATACGCTTTCGGCATTTCTGCGGCATTTGCAGGACCGGGGGATGGCCCGCAGCTCCATGCGGGTGGAAATGGTGCATTTGCGTATTTTTTTCCGGTGGCTGGCCGGAACGGGAATATTGGAAAAAGATCCTTCCGCATTTCTGGAAATGCCCCGGCAGGGGCTGTCGCTTCCCCATGTACTGGATCAGAAAACCGTCTCAAATCTTCTTGAAAGCATTGATGTTCAAGATATTCCTCTAGGGTGTAGAGACAGGGCCCTCCTGGAAATGATCTACGCTTGCGGGATGCGTGTTAGCGAAATAATCAACTGCAAATTAGAGAGTTTTGATAAAGATGAAGCTTTTGTCCGCGTGCTGGGGAAGGGGGATAAAACCCGGCTGGTGCCCATAGGGAGGTCCGCCTTGGATGCTTTGCAAATGTATTTGGAAAAAGGAAGACCCAAACTGGTCAGGACGGGAACGAAAAACCATATCTTCCTGACGGTACGCGGCCGTCCGTTGACGAGGGAGCGGGTCCGCCAAATTCTCCGGGAACGCGCCAGAGCCGCAGGACTGGAACAGCATGTTTTCCCGCACATCCTGCGTCATTCCTTTGCCACGCATCTTCTGGAAAACGGAGCGGATCTGCGCATTATTCAGGAGATGCTGGGTCATGCCGATATTTCCACCACCCAGATCTATACGCATTTGGAGCAGCAGCGGCTGAATTCGATTCATCACCGTTTTCATCCCAGAGGATAG
- a CDS encoding iron-containing alcohol dehydrogenase — translation MYQPFQFFMPAQIFFGAGSLDNLGSAPLPGAKALIVIGGTSVKRLGYLDRVQALLKSQGVESVVFDKVQPNPVVEHVMEAASLARETGCDFVIGLGGGSSMDSAKSIAVMAANPGNYWDYIQGGSGKGLPIPNKPLPIVCITTTAGTGTEADPWTVITKEDTQEKIGFGFRGTFPTMSIVDPELMLSVPPKLTAYQGFDALFHAVEGYMATIASPMGDMFALQAIEYIAKYLPRAVNNGDDLEARAYVALANTYSGFVETISCCTSEHSIEHALSAFHPSLPHGAGLIMISWAYHEAYAPSCPERYARVAAAMGQEASVDGFLNGLNKLKEACGVDKLKMSEFGITPDLFDEYAKTAFSTMGNLFELDRCKLTPADVVSILEKSYS, via the coding sequence ATGTATCAGCCATTTCAATTTTTCATGCCCGCGCAAATCTTCTTCGGCGCGGGTTCTTTGGACAATCTTGGTTCCGCTCCCCTGCCCGGCGCCAAGGCCCTGATCGTCATCGGCGGCACGTCCGTCAAACGCCTCGGATATCTGGACCGCGTGCAGGCTCTTTTGAAAAGCCAGGGAGTGGAAAGCGTCGTTTTCGACAAGGTGCAGCCCAACCCCGTGGTGGAGCACGTGATGGAAGCCGCCTCCCTGGCCAGGGAAACGGGGTGTGATTTCGTCATCGGCCTAGGCGGAGGCAGCAGCATGGATTCCGCCAAGAGCATCGCCGTGATGGCAGCCAATCCCGGGAACTACTGGGATTACATCCAGGGCGGTTCCGGCAAGGGGCTTCCCATTCCCAACAAACCTCTTCCCATCGTCTGCATCACCACTACGGCGGGAACCGGAACGGAGGCGGATCCGTGGACCGTCATTACAAAGGAGGACACGCAGGAAAAAATCGGTTTCGGCTTCAGGGGTACTTTCCCCACCATGTCTATCGTCGATCCGGAGTTGATGCTTTCCGTACCTCCCAAATTAACGGCATACCAGGGATTTGACGCCCTGTTCCATGCCGTGGAGGGATATATGGCCACAATCGCCTCCCCCATGGGGGACATGTTCGCGCTCCAGGCCATTGAATACATTGCCAAATATCTTCCGCGCGCCGTGAATAACGGGGATGACCTGGAGGCTCGCGCCTATGTGGCTCTGGCCAATACCTATTCCGGATTTGTGGAAACCATTTCCTGCTGTACGTCGGAACATTCCATTGAACATGCCCTCAGCGCCTTCCATCCTTCCCTGCCCCACGGCGCGGGGTTAATCATGATTTCCTGGGCCTACCATGAAGCCTACGCGCCCTCCTGCCCGGAACGTTACGCAAGAGTTGCCGCGGCCATGGGGCAGGAAGCCTCGGTGGACGGTTTCCTGAACGGCTTGAACAAACTGAAGGAAGCCTGCGGCGTGGACAAGCTGAAGATGTCCGAGTTCGGCATTACCCCGGATTTATTTGACGAATACGCTAAAACGGCTTTTTCCACCATGGGCAACCTGTTTGAGCTGGACCGTTGCAAATTGACTCCGGCGGACGTGGTCAGCATCCTGGAAAAATCCTATTCCTAG
- the crcB gene encoding fluoride efflux transporter CrcB, whose translation MIKMLMMVGLGSFAGGILRFLLARFVQVNSASSFPWGTAAVNLLGCFILGALYGLFDRNLPHTETRLFLTAGLCGGFTTFSTLMNESFLLLKEGNFSAFFLYTLISFAGGLLAIGLGYLAAR comes from the coding sequence ATGATAAAAATGCTGATGATGGTGGGTCTGGGAAGCTTTGCGGGCGGCATATTGCGTTTCCTGCTGGCCCGTTTCGTCCAGGTCAATTCGGCAAGTTCGTTCCCCTGGGGTACGGCGGCAGTCAACCTGCTGGGATGTTTTATCCTGGGCGCCCTCTACGGTTTGTTCGACCGGAACCTGCCGCATACGGAAACGCGGCTCTTTCTTACCGCAGGCCTGTGCGGCGGTTTCACCACCTTTTCCACGCTGATGAATGAATCCTTCCTGCTGTTGAAGGAAGGGAACTTCTCCGCCTTCTTCCTTTACACCCTCATCAGTTTTGCCGGGGGGCTCCTGGCCATTGGCCTGGGCTATCTGGCCGCCCGATAA
- a CDS encoding PfkB family carbohydrate kinase — MSLPLLVTGTIGIDTILTPSGRADGVLGGSVSFAAVAALLFADRVDAVSIIGEDFPAHYEAALEAKGVCMNGVERKKGPSFSWTGEYFDNMNKRRTVCANDSVMLEWDVHVPEPLRNHPVLVCCCMVPAQQLKCMEQCPDAALVLSDSMDKWLRRQPNLLDAVISRSHITMMNEDEAKEYAQASTVMEAGEFLLSKGAAYAVVKQGEYGATLLGRDAGGNLRMFRCPAYPLKTLVDPTGAGDTFLGALAGYLSTLPPGLPPFEEVKKGIVYGTVAASFTCESFSADALLSMTKETFRRRLEEYAEMCRLPDIRLFSASDC, encoded by the coding sequence ATGTCCCTGCCCCTTCTCGTTACCGGAACCATCGGAATTGATACCATCCTTACTCCCAGCGGTAGGGCGGACGGCGTTCTGGGCGGTTCCGTCTCTTTTGCGGCCGTAGCCGCCCTTTTGTTTGCCGACCGCGTGGATGCCGTCAGCATCATCGGGGAGGATTTCCCCGCCCATTATGAAGCGGCTCTTGAGGCCAAAGGGGTGTGCATGAACGGTGTAGAACGCAAGAAAGGGCCTTCTTTTTCCTGGACCGGGGAATATTTTGACAATATGAACAAACGGAGGACCGTTTGCGCCAATGATTCCGTGATGCTGGAATGGGATGTGCACGTTCCGGAGCCTTTGAGGAACCATCCGGTTCTGGTTTGCTGCTGCATGGTTCCGGCCCAGCAGCTCAAGTGCATGGAACAATGCCCGGACGCGGCGCTGGTGCTTTCCGATTCCATGGACAAGTGGCTGCGCCGCCAGCCGAATTTGCTGGATGCCGTGATCAGCCGTTCCCATATCACCATGATGAATGAGGATGAGGCGAAGGAATATGCCCAGGCGTCCACCGTCATGGAAGCCGGGGAATTCCTGCTTTCCAAAGGCGCCGCGTACGCAGTGGTGAAACAGGGGGAATACGGGGCCACGCTTCTGGGCCGGGATGCCGGCGGGAATCTCCGGATGTTCCGTTGTCCCGCCTATCCTCTGAAAACATTGGTGGACCCCACCGGCGCAGGGGATACGTTCCTGGGGGCTCTGGCCGGCTATTTGTCCACCCTGCCTCCCGGCCTTCCTCCGTTTGAGGAAGTGAAGAAGGGGATTGTGTACGGAACGGTGGCGGCCTCCTTCACCTGCGAGTCCTTTTCGGCAGACGCCCTTCTTTCCATGACCAAAGAGACTTTTCGCCGCCGTCTTGAAGAGTACGCGGAGATGTGCCGCCTGCCTGATATCCGCCTCTTTTCCGCAAGTGACTGTTAA